One Thiocapsa sp. genomic window carries:
- a CDS encoding DUF29 domain-containing protein — MSQTLYDRDLYDWSMQTARLLREGRYAEIDTPHLAEEVESMGTSERRALEHRLVVLLVHLLTWEHQPEQRSKSWQRTLIEQRKQVAKLLNDSPSLKPRLTDLLVDAYESAVRWAADDTGRDESEFPKSCPYRSEQVLDPSFFPGSDETEATRHD; from the coding sequence ATGTCTCAAACGCTTTACGACCGAGATCTATACGACTGGTCCATGCAGACCGCTCGCCTGTTGCGCGAAGGGCGCTATGCCGAGATCGACACGCCGCATCTTGCGGAGGAAGTGGAGTCGATGGGCACGAGTGAGCGCCGAGCCTTGGAACATCGTCTGGTGGTGCTGCTGGTTCACCTGCTCACATGGGAACACCAGCCCGAGCAGCGCTCCAAGAGTTGGCAGCGGACCTTGATCGAGCAGCGCAAGCAGGTCGCCAAACTCTTGAACGACAGCCCGAGCCTGAAGCCTCGTCTGACAGATCTGCTCGTGGATGCCTACGAGAGCGCCGTGCGGTGGGCGGCCGATGACACGGGGAGGGACGAGAGCGAGTTCCCCAAAAGTTGTCCCTATCGGTCTGAACAGGTCCTCGATCCTTCATTTTTTCCTGGCTCCGATGAAACCGAGGCAACCCGCCATGACTGA
- a CDS encoding cobyric acid synthase: MNAATIMVQGTTSDAGKSVLVAGLCRCFSRRGVKVAPFKPQNMALNSAVTADGGEIGRAQAVQAQACGIAPTVDMNPVLLKPNSDRGAQVIIQGRAVGNMDAVVYHDYKRIARVAVLESHARLGASFDRIVVEGAGSPAEINLREHDIANMGFAEAVDCPVILIADIDRGGVFAHLVGTLALLAPSERARVVGFVINRFRGDLALLQSGLDWLERETGKPVLGVLPYLHGLHLEAEDAVAVRQSDKPNDALRVIVPRLPRISNHTDLDPLRLHPQVDLRYVLAGEVPPPADLIILPGSKSVRSDLDWLRREGWAPVIARHLRYGGRLIGICGGFQMLGTRILDPLGLEGDPGEGPGLGLLDLETRLAPEKTLANVSGRLRLENAAVTGYEIHAGRSSGPALEHPAVLLNDAQGERPDGAVSEDGQILGTYLHGLFESPAAASALLRWAGLAVHETPDYRALRESALERLADSLEQHLDLGHIERILCGWPPGSGPQAS, encoded by the coding sequence ATGAACGCAGCGACCATCATGGTTCAGGGCACGACCTCGGACGCAGGCAAGAGTGTCCTGGTGGCCGGTTTGTGTCGCTGTTTCAGCCGCCGCGGTGTCAAGGTCGCCCCCTTCAAGCCGCAGAACATGGCCCTGAACAGCGCCGTGACTGCCGACGGCGGCGAGATCGGCCGGGCCCAGGCGGTGCAGGCACAGGCCTGCGGGATCGCGCCCACCGTCGACATGAACCCGGTCCTGCTCAAGCCCAATTCGGATCGCGGTGCCCAGGTCATCATCCAGGGTCGGGCCGTCGGCAACATGGACGCCGTCGTCTATCACGACTATAAACGCATCGCGCGCGTCGCCGTGCTCGAGTCCCATGCCCGGCTCGGCGCGTCCTTCGATCGGATCGTCGTGGAGGGCGCCGGCAGTCCCGCCGAAATCAATCTGCGCGAGCACGACATCGCCAACATGGGGTTCGCCGAGGCGGTGGACTGTCCGGTCATCCTGATCGCGGACATCGATCGCGGCGGGGTCTTTGCGCACCTCGTCGGCACGCTGGCGTTGCTCGCACCGAGCGAGCGGGCGCGCGTGGTCGGATTCGTCATCAATCGCTTCCGCGGTGATCTCGCGCTCCTGCAGTCGGGTCTGGACTGGCTCGAGCGCGAGACCGGCAAGCCGGTGCTCGGGGTCTTGCCCTATCTTCACGGTCTGCATCTGGAGGCCGAGGACGCGGTTGCCGTGCGCCAGAGCGACAAGCCGAACGACGCCCTGCGGGTGATCGTCCCGCGGCTGCCGCGCATCAGCAACCACACCGACCTCGACCCCCTGCGGCTCCATCCTCAGGTCGACCTGCGCTATGTCTTGGCCGGAGAGGTGCCGCCGCCTGCGGATCTCATCATCCTGCCCGGATCCAAATCGGTGCGCTCGGATCTGGATTGGTTGCGTCGCGAGGGCTGGGCGCCCGTGATCGCGCGGCATCTGCGCTACGGCGGCCGGCTGATCGGGATCTGCGGCGGCTTTCAGATGCTCGGCACCCGGATCCTGGATCCGTTGGGTCTGGAAGGCGATCCGGGCGAGGGGCCTGGACTTGGTCTGCTGGATCTGGAAACCCGGCTCGCGCCCGAGAAGACGCTGGCCAACGTCTCCGGCCGGCTCCGGCTGGAGAACGCGGCGGTGACGGGATACGAGATCCATGCCGGCCGGTCGAGCGGTCCGGCACTCGAGCACCCGGCCGTGCTCCTGAACGATGCACAGGGCGAGCGTCCGGACGGTGCGGTTTCGGAGGATGGACAGATCCTGGGGACCTATCTGCACGGACTCTTCGAGTCGCCCGCCGCCGCGTCGGCCCTGCTGCGTTGGGCCGGTCTGGCGGTGCACGAGACCCCGGACTATCGTGCTCTGCGCGAGTCGGCCCTGGAGCGCTTGGCCGACAGCCTCGAGCAGCATCTCGATCTCGGACACATCGAGCGGATTCTGTGTGGCTGGCCGCCGGGCAGCGGGCCCCAAGCCTCTTGA
- the rlmKL gene encoding bifunctional 23S rRNA (guanine(2069)-N(7))-methyltransferase RlmK/23S rRNA (guanine(2445)-N(2))-methyltransferase RlmL, which yields MPQHTFFASAPKHMGSLLAEELARLGLQGAVEARGGARFVGEIQDAYRACLWSRVANRILLPLAQFPAAGPDELYAGAEQIHWEEHLSPESTFAIQLDGVVNGVTHGQFAALRVKDAIADRFTRLLGYRPSVDAQSPDLQIHVYVHQDQASVSIDLSGTSLHRRGYRSEGTSAPLKENLAAAILLRAGWPDIAAEGGALLDPMCGSGTLVIEGALIAADIAPGLLRERFGFMGWLQHDAATWQRLLDEAGIRRSAGLQRLGSLRGYDQDPRAIRIAIEDLARAGLAGLAHFERRELADCRPGRDDDRGLVVVNPPYGERLGSDAELPALHARLGSVLKERFEGWRAALFTGSPDLGKHMGLRAHRIHHLYNGPIECQLLHFRIESSDFVANRPRTLEPTERSDGATMLANRLAKNLKALGKWRRKEQIDCFRAYDADLPEYAVAVDVYEGEPEGDAPQRWVHVQEYAAPTSVDPKRARHRLREALSVIPEVLEIPESRMFFKVRRPQKGNAQYERLAETRRFHAVKEGGLKFLVNFEDYLDTGLFLDHRDIRRMIGELAEGKSFLNLFAYTGTATVYAAKGGATRTTTVDMSRTYLDWARDNLALNAIPMQRQELVQADCLQWLEEAAGKRRFDLVFLDPPSFSTSKRMTETLDIQRDHVGLIRATTRLLEPGGLLVFSNNLRRFRLYSEDLADLEIQDISRETIPRDFARNPRIHQCWRITKPA from the coding sequence ATGCCCCAACACACCTTCTTCGCCTCCGCACCCAAGCACATGGGAAGTCTACTCGCGGAGGAACTGGCTCGACTCGGCCTGCAGGGGGCGGTCGAGGCGCGCGGCGGGGCGCGGTTCGTCGGCGAGATTCAGGACGCCTATCGGGCGTGTCTCTGGTCGCGCGTCGCCAACCGCATCCTGCTGCCGCTCGCGCAGTTTCCGGCGGCCGGACCGGACGAGCTCTACGCCGGGGCGGAGCAGATCCACTGGGAGGAGCACCTCTCGCCCGAGAGCACCTTCGCCATCCAGCTCGACGGCGTCGTCAACGGCGTCACCCACGGGCAGTTTGCCGCCCTGCGGGTCAAGGACGCGATCGCCGATCGGTTCACCCGGCTTCTAGGCTATCGTCCGAGCGTCGATGCCCAATCCCCGGACCTTCAGATCCATGTCTATGTCCATCAAGATCAGGCATCGGTCAGCATCGATCTGTCCGGCACCTCGCTGCATCGACGCGGTTACCGCAGCGAGGGTACCTCGGCGCCGCTCAAGGAGAATCTGGCCGCCGCCATCCTGCTGCGCGCCGGTTGGCCGGACATCGCGGCCGAGGGAGGCGCCTTGCTCGATCCCATGTGCGGGTCCGGCACGCTCGTGATCGAAGGGGCCTTGATCGCGGCGGATATCGCACCGGGTCTGTTGCGCGAGCGTTTCGGGTTCATGGGCTGGCTGCAGCACGATGCGGCAACCTGGCAGCGATTGCTCGACGAGGCCGGGATCCGGCGCAGCGCCGGTCTGCAGCGTCTCGGATCGCTGCGCGGCTACGATCAGGACCCGCGCGCCATCCGCATTGCGATCGAAGACCTGGCACGGGCCGGATTGGCCGGTCTGGCCCACTTCGAGCGACGCGAGCTGGCCGACTGCCGGCCGGGCCGAGACGACGACCGCGGCCTCGTGGTGGTCAACCCGCCCTACGGCGAGCGGCTCGGCTCCGATGCCGAGCTGCCGGCGCTGCATGCCCGCTTGGGCTCGGTGCTCAAGGAACGCTTCGAAGGCTGGCGCGCGGCGCTGTTCACGGGCAGTCCGGACCTCGGCAAGCACATGGGCCTGCGCGCACACCGGATCCACCATCTCTACAACGGCCCCATCGAATGCCAGCTCCTGCATTTTCGGATCGAGTCGAGCGACTTCGTGGCCAATCGGCCGCGTACACTCGAGCCGACCGAGCGCAGCGACGGCGCGACCATGCTCGCCAACCGGCTCGCGAAGAATCTCAAGGCGCTCGGGAAATGGCGCCGCAAGGAGCAGATCGACTGCTTTCGGGCCTACGACGCGGATCTGCCCGAGTACGCGGTCGCCGTCGATGTCTACGAAGGGGAGCCCGAAGGCGACGCGCCGCAGCGCTGGGTCCATGTGCAGGAGTATGCCGCCCCGACGAGCGTCGATCCGAAACGCGCTCGGCATCGGCTGCGCGAGGCCTTGAGCGTGATCCCTGAGGTGCTCGAGATCCCGGAATCACGGATGTTCTTCAAGGTGCGACGGCCGCAGAAGGGCAATGCCCAGTATGAGCGGCTCGCCGAGACACGCCGCTTTCACGCGGTCAAGGAGGGGGGGCTCAAATTCCTGGTCAATTTCGAGGATTATCTCGACACCGGGCTCTTCCTGGATCATCGCGACATTCGCCGCATGATCGGCGAGCTGGCCGAGGGCAAGAGCTTCCTGAACCTCTTCGCCTACACGGGGACGGCGACGGTCTATGCCGCCAAAGGCGGCGCGACCCGCACCACGACGGTGGACATGTCCCGGACCTATCTGGACTGGGCGCGCGATAACCTCGCGCTGAACGCCATCCCGATGCAGCGCCAGGAGCTGGTGCAGGCGGACTGTCTGCAATGGCTGGAGGAGGCCGCCGGCAAGCGCCGATTCGACCTCGTCTTTTTGGATCCTCCCAGCTTCTCGACCTCCAAGCGGATGACGGAGACGCTCGACATCCAGCGCGACCATGTCGGCCTGATTCGAGCCACCACCCGGCTGTTGGAGCCGGGTGGCCTGCTGGTCTTTTCGAACAATCTGCGCCGGTTTCGGCTGTATTCCGAGGATTTGGCGGATCTCGAGATCCAGGACATCAGCCGCGAGACCATCCCTCGCGACTTTGCCCGGAACCCACGGATCCACCAGTGTTGGCGTATCACCAAGCCTGCTTAA
- a CDS encoding metal-dependent hydrolase, which translates to MANFQTHLNGGIFVSVATVLGLHGAGLVEQGATLGYFALGVAGSLLPDIDADASKPVRAFFNVLGVVVAFAMTLPLIGRFLPLEVALIWIGVFLCVRYLVFELFARATVHRGIWHSWLGIAAAALATVNIAYWMMDRSAESAWIAGFMVGIGYLTHLVLDELYSVDLLNSRVKRSFGTALKPFSLADPRSSLGMLAVVVALAWFAPALDRGLLPAENLSRTIVVVADRLVETLGGVVDGAGVLVQSLVDWIRTGAANL; encoded by the coding sequence ATGGCCAACTTCCAGACTCATCTCAACGGCGGCATCTTCGTGAGCGTCGCCACGGTGCTCGGCTTGCACGGCGCCGGACTGGTCGAGCAGGGCGCAACACTCGGTTATTTTGCACTGGGCGTGGCCGGGAGTCTCCTTCCGGACATCGACGCCGACGCCTCCAAACCGGTGCGTGCCTTCTTCAATGTGCTCGGGGTTGTGGTCGCCTTCGCGATGACGCTCCCGCTGATCGGGCGGTTTCTGCCGCTGGAGGTCGCGCTCATCTGGATCGGCGTCTTTCTCTGCGTGCGCTATCTGGTCTTCGAGCTCTTTGCGCGGGCGACGGTGCATCGCGGCATTTGGCATTCCTGGCTCGGGATTGCCGCAGCGGCGCTTGCGACCGTCAACATCGCCTACTGGATGATGGACCGGTCTGCGGAGTCGGCCTGGATCGCCGGTTTCATGGTCGGCATCGGTTACCTGACGCACCTCGTCCTGGACGAGCTCTACAGCGTCGACCTCCTGAACAGTCGGGTCAAACGTTCCTTCGGGACCGCGCTCAAGCCCTTCAGTCTCGCCGATCCTCGAAGCAGTCTCGGGATGCTGGCCGTCGTCGTTGCGTTGGCGTGGTTTGCGCCGGCGCTCGATCGGGGTTTGCTGCCGGCGGAGAATCTGTCTCGGACGATCGTCGTCGTCGCCGATCGTCTGGTCGAGACGCTCGGGGGCGTGGTCGACGGGGCCGGTGTGCTGGTGCAGTCCCTGGTCGACTGGATCCGCACGGGGGCGGCCAACCTTTGA
- the hrpB gene encoding ATP-dependent helicase HrpB, whose product MDPLPIEPVLEDLRAVLRRGHAVLQAPTGSGKSTRVPLALLDEDWLGAGRILMLQPRRPAARMIAARMAALLGEPLGERVGYQIRFERRIGPRSRIEVITEGILTRRIQSDPTLEGVGLLVFDEFHERSLQSDLGLALALDLVAGLRPDLRLLLMSATLDAEPLAGLLGDAAVIRGAGRSFPVKVQYADRAPGPDAVAAVISGVRSALAEHSGDILAFLPGTGEINRCVARLRELVGERTRILPLHGSLSTEEQEKALGPNAGSERRVLVSTDIAETSLTIPGIQVVIDSGLTRKPRFDPGSGLTRLVTEPIARASAEQRTGRAGRLGPGVCYRLWTRAQEQGRPERRTPEILQADLASLVLELRLWGVADPNALRWVDPPPGPAWEAAVTLLTRLGALDARSAITPLGRRMAELPVHPRLAVMLLGAAESARGDAADLCALITERDPLLDTPGQRRPADLGLRLQALHAWRERRSVPGADARRLASADRVSQQLQRLTRNAQTGSARPGSARSAAELLALAYPERIAQRREGTDGRYRLAGGSGALLPQDDALAIHPYLVIASLDAAGADGRIQSALPIAESEIRTCFAERIEVSRRLFWDTQREAVAARTIECLEAITLRAQPVPLEAKDDVAGILLEQIAARFDQALAWSDAALQFSARVALMRRLEPDGGWPDLSPEALRADLRVWLAPYVNGMSRLAQTQKLDLMPILASRLDWGQRQRLDSDAPTRIETPAGRDRSIDYCAGETPILAVQLQELFGLAETPRIARGRVPLLLHLLSPARRPIQVTQDLAGFWARGYAEVRKELRGRYPKHAWPEDPTRATPVAGVRRPRRAED is encoded by the coding sequence ATGGACCCACTGCCGATCGAGCCCGTTCTGGAGGATCTGCGCGCAGTGCTGCGTCGCGGACACGCCGTGCTCCAAGCGCCGACCGGCTCGGGTAAATCCACCCGGGTCCCGCTCGCTTTGCTCGATGAAGACTGGCTCGGCGCCGGCCGCATCCTCATGCTTCAGCCTCGGCGCCCGGCGGCACGCATGATCGCCGCGCGCATGGCCGCGCTCTTGGGCGAGCCGCTCGGCGAGCGCGTCGGCTACCAGATCCGCTTCGAGCGCCGGATCGGCCCGCGCAGCCGCATCGAGGTCATCACCGAGGGCATCCTGACTCGACGCATCCAGTCCGACCCCACGCTCGAAGGGGTCGGGCTCCTGGTGTTCGACGAGTTTCACGAACGCAGCCTGCAATCGGATCTGGGGCTGGCCCTTGCGCTGGATCTGGTCGCCGGTCTTCGCCCGGATCTACGGCTGCTGTTGATGTCCGCGACCCTCGACGCCGAGCCGCTGGCCGGACTTCTGGGCGATGCGGCCGTCATCCGCGGCGCGGGACGGAGCTTCCCCGTCAAGGTCCAGTATGCCGACCGTGCCCCCGGTCCGGATGCCGTCGCTGCGGTGATCTCCGGGGTGCGCTCCGCGCTGGCCGAGCATTCGGGCGACATTCTGGCATTCCTCCCCGGCACGGGCGAGATCAACCGCTGCGTCGCGCGGCTGCGCGAGCTGGTGGGCGAGCGGACCCGGATCCTGCCGCTGCACGGCAGTCTCTCGACCGAGGAGCAGGAGAAGGCGCTGGGTCCGAACGCGGGATCCGAGCGCCGCGTGCTGGTCTCCACCGATATCGCCGAGACCAGCCTGACGATCCCGGGCATCCAGGTGGTGATCGACAGCGGTCTGACCCGCAAGCCGCGCTTCGATCCCGGCTCCGGGCTCACGCGCCTGGTGACCGAACCCATCGCGCGCGCCTCCGCCGAGCAGCGCACCGGGCGCGCCGGGCGGCTGGGGCCGGGTGTCTGCTATCGGCTCTGGACCCGCGCGCAGGAGCAAGGCCGGCCCGAGCGCCGAACGCCCGAGATCCTCCAGGCCGATCTGGCCTCGCTGGTCTTGGAGCTACGCCTCTGGGGCGTGGCGGATCCGAACGCACTGCGCTGGGTCGATCCGCCGCCCGGCCCGGCGTGGGAGGCCGCCGTCACACTCCTGACGCGCCTCGGCGCCCTGGATGCGCGCAGCGCCATCACCCCGCTCGGCCGGCGGATGGCGGAGCTGCCGGTGCATCCGCGACTGGCCGTCATGCTGCTCGGCGCCGCCGAGTCGGCCCGCGGCGATGCCGCCGATCTGTGCGCGTTGATCACCGAGCGCGACCCGCTACTCGACACGCCCGGACAACGCCGCCCCGCCGACCTGGGTCTGCGTCTGCAAGCCCTGCATGCCTGGCGCGAACGGCGCTCGGTGCCGGGTGCGGACGCGCGGAGGCTCGCCTCGGCCGATCGGGTCTCGCAACAGTTGCAGCGGCTGACGCGCAACGCCCAAACCGGATCCGCTCGGCCCGGATCGGCCCGCTCGGCTGCCGAGCTGCTCGCCCTCGCCTACCCGGAGCGCATCGCACAACGGCGCGAGGGCACCGACGGGCGCTATCGTCTGGCCGGCGGATCCGGTGCGCTCTTGCCGCAGGACGATGCCCTGGCAATCCACCCCTATCTGGTCATCGCCAGCCTCGACGCCGCAGGCGCGGACGGGCGGATCCAGTCCGCACTCCCCATCGCCGAGTCCGAGATCCGCACGTGCTTCGCCGAGCGGATCGAGGTGAGCCGCCGCCTTTTCTGGGATACCCAGCGCGAGGCGGTGGCCGCCCGTACCATTGAGTGTCTGGAGGCGATTACCCTGCGGGCGCAACCTGTGCCCTTGGAGGCCAAGGACGATGTCGCCGGCATCCTGCTCGAGCAGATCGCCGCGCGATTTGACCAGGCCCTCGCGTGGAGCGATGCCGCGCTCCAATTCAGTGCCCGGGTCGCCCTGATGCGTCGACTCGAGCCCGACGGCGGCTGGCCGGATCTCTCGCCCGAGGCGCTGCGCGCGGATCTCCGTGTCTGGTTGGCGCCCTATGTGAACGGGATGTCACGGCTCGCGCAGACCCAAAAGCTCGACCTCATGCCGATCCTGGCCTCGCGACTCGACTGGGGTCAGCGACAACGCCTCGACAGCGACGCCCCGACCCGAATCGAGACCCCGGCAGGCCGGGATCGATCGATCGACTATTGCGCCGGCGAGACCCCGATCCTCGCCGTCCAACTGCAGGAGCTCTTCGGTCTTGCCGAGACCCCGCGCATCGCTCGCGGGCGCGTCCCCCTGCTGCTGCACCTACTCTCGCCCGCACGTCGCCCGATCCAGGTCACCCAGGACCTCGCCGGCTTCTGGGCGCGAGGTTACGCGGAGGTCCGCAAGGAGCTGCGCGGACGCTACCCCAAACACGCCTGGCCGGAGGATCCGACCCGGGCGACACCGGTCGCGGGTGTCCGTCGTCCCCGTCGAGCCGAGGACTGA
- a CDS encoding TIGR02206 family membrane protein — translation MSTAAPLILFGPAHLSSVLVIAAIGVVLPLLARRTLSIAGQYRVGLLIAALLIGQEGFHIWLLTNHYDQLLSSLLPLHLCGLSVLLTAWVLAARSYSAYEVVYFWAWGGTLQALVTPDLDRGFPDPAFIAFFLGHGLVIVGVLYATLVYRFRPRLASIFKSLGVLLLVVAVVAPINLWLGTNYLFLCSKPEQASLMDFLGPWPWYILSLAGLALVSSLIYYLPFLIGDLVAARSRTTRSLPPSSR, via the coding sequence ATGAGCACGGCGGCCCCACTCATCCTTTTCGGTCCGGCACACCTGAGCAGCGTGCTCGTCATCGCCGCGATCGGGGTCGTGTTACCGCTGCTGGCACGCCGAACGCTGAGCATCGCGGGGCAGTACCGAGTTGGGCTCTTGATCGCGGCCCTTTTGATCGGTCAGGAGGGTTTTCATATCTGGCTGCTTACAAACCACTACGATCAGCTCTTGAGCAGCCTGCTGCCTCTGCATCTCTGCGGACTGTCGGTCCTGCTGACCGCCTGGGTTCTTGCGGCGCGGTCGTACTCCGCCTACGAGGTCGTCTATTTTTGGGCGTGGGGCGGGACCCTTCAGGCACTCGTCACACCGGATCTGGACAGGGGATTTCCGGACCCGGCCTTTATCGCCTTTTTTCTCGGGCACGGGCTCGTCATCGTCGGCGTCCTCTATGCCACCTTGGTCTATCGTTTCAGACCGAGACTCGCATCCATCTTCAAATCACTCGGGGTCTTGCTGCTGGTGGTCGCCGTGGTGGCCCCGATCAACCTCTGGTTGGGGACGAACTATCTCTTCCTCTGCAGCAAACCCGAGCAGGCGTCCTTGATGGATTTTCTCGGCCCTTGGCCTTGGTACATCTTGAGCTTGGCCGGATTGGCGCTGGTGTCGAGCCTCATCTATTACCTGCCGTTCCTGATCGGGGATCTCGTTGCGGCGAGGTCGCGGACGACACGGTCGTTGCCGCCGTCATCGAGGTGA
- the cobD gene encoding threonine-phosphate decarboxylase CobD — translation MIACRLHAANSLARAAPPLEHGGRLREAAARYRIPVQDWLDLSTGINPDGWPVPEVPGTAWARLPEEDDGLEATAARCYGAPGLLPVAGSQAAIQALPDLRMPGRVGVPTVGYQEHAQAWQRAGHTLVRLADGVPEDDRGAGLDDLDVLIVINPNNPTGRRWPASTLLDWHARLAARGGWLLVDEAFMDTTPRDSLAPYTDRPGLIVLRSLGKFYGLAGVRVGFVLGTADLREALRARLGPWTLNGPARHVARLALTDAPWQEATRASLRRASSRLAGLLSDDGLVPTGGTELFQWVCTAEAPAIQDRLARQGILVRRFEAPPSLRFGLPGDESGWARLESGLRCPAACASGDASGQAAGETPEIRSSSSVAPPLAPAPVPGAPR, via the coding sequence ATGATTGCATGTCGTTTGCATGCCGCTAATTCGCTCGCCCGGGCGGCACCTCCGCTGGAGCACGGCGGGCGTCTGCGCGAGGCCGCGGCGCGTTACCGCATCCCCGTGCAGGATTGGTTGGATCTCTCGACCGGCATCAATCCCGATGGCTGGCCCGTACCCGAGGTGCCCGGTACCGCATGGGCGCGGTTGCCCGAAGAGGACGACGGTCTGGAAGCAACGGCCGCGCGGTGTTACGGCGCGCCCGGTCTCCTCCCTGTCGCCGGCTCGCAGGCCGCCATCCAGGCGTTGCCCGATTTGCGGATGCCCGGACGCGTCGGGGTACCGACGGTCGGCTATCAGGAGCATGCGCAAGCATGGCAACGCGCCGGTCACACCCTGGTCCGCCTGGCCGACGGAGTACCGGAAGACGACCGCGGCGCGGGTCTGGACGATCTCGATGTCCTGATCGTGATCAATCCGAACAATCCGACGGGTAGACGCTGGCCGGCGAGCACCTTGCTCGATTGGCACGCGCGGCTCGCGGCACGCGGCGGCTGGCTTCTCGTGGACGAGGCATTCATGGACACGACCCCGCGGGACAGCCTCGCGCCCTACACCGATCGGCCGGGTTTGATCGTCCTGCGGTCGTTGGGAAAATTCTATGGACTCGCCGGGGTGCGCGTCGGATTCGTGCTCGGCACGGCCGATCTGCGCGAGGCGCTGCGTGCGCGGCTCGGACCCTGGACACTGAACGGTCCGGCCCGCCATGTCGCCCGGCTCGCCTTGACCGATGCGCCCTGGCAGGAGGCGACCCGCGCATCGCTGCGCCGGGCCTCCTCCAGGCTTGCCGGGCTGCTGTCCGATGATGGCCTCGTGCCGACGGGCGGAACCGAACTGTTTCAATGGGTCTGCACAGCGGAGGCCCCGGCCATCCAGGATCGACTGGCACGGCAGGGCATCCTGGTCCGGCGATTCGAGGCGCCGCCGAGTCTCCGCTTCGGACTGCCGGGTGACGAATCGGGCTGGGCGCGGCTCGAGTCCGGGTTGCGCTGTCCGGCGGCGTGCGCGTCCGGGGATGCGTCCGGCCAAGCCGCCGGCGAGACCCCCGAGATTCGGTCTTCGTCATCGGTTGCCCCGCCGCTCGCGCCTGCCCCTGTCCCCGGCGCTCCAAGATGA
- a CDS encoding carbon-nitrogen hydrolase, giving the protein MSGSPFTIALVQETDQGSVAANLDACERGIIEAVAGGARLVLLRELHNSDYFCQIEDPANFDLAESIPGPSTERLGALASELGVVIVASLFERRAPGLYHNTAVVLDSDGRIAGVYRKMHIPDDPGYYEKFYFTPGDLGFEPIDTSVGRLGVLVCWDQWYPEAARLMALAGAEILLYPTAIGWDPNDTPQEQARQREAWIGIQRSHAIANALPVAACNRVGFEPDPSGATAGARFWGHSFVCGPQGEILAQAGDRSPQILLAQIEPARTEQVRRLWPFLRDRRIDAYGELTLRYRDR; this is encoded by the coding sequence ATGTCGGGGTCCCCTTTCACCATCGCACTTGTACAGGAAACCGATCAGGGAAGCGTTGCGGCAAATCTCGACGCCTGCGAGAGAGGAATCATCGAAGCCGTCGCGGGCGGTGCGCGTCTCGTTCTGCTCCGGGAGCTGCACAACAGCGACTACTTCTGCCAGATCGAGGACCCGGCCAACTTCGATCTCGCCGAGTCGATCCCGGGTCCGAGCACCGAGCGACTCGGCGCGCTGGCGAGCGAGCTCGGCGTGGTCATCGTCGCCTCGCTGTTCGAGCGCCGCGCCCCCGGGCTCTATCACAACACCGCCGTAGTCCTTGACAGCGACGGCCGAATCGCCGGGGTCTATCGCAAGATGCACATCCCGGACGATCCCGGCTACTACGAGAAATTCTATTTCACGCCCGGCGACCTCGGCTTCGAGCCGATCGACACCTCGGTCGGGCGCCTAGGCGTGCTGGTCTGTTGGGATCAATGGTATCCGGAGGCTGCACGTCTGATGGCGTTGGCCGGGGCGGAGATCCTGCTCTACCCGACCGCGATCGGCTGGGATCCGAACGATACCCCGCAAGAGCAGGCCCGCCAGCGCGAGGCATGGATCGGGATCCAGCGCAGCCATGCGATCGCGAACGCCCTGCCCGTCGCGGCCTGCAATCGGGTCGGGTTCGAGCCGGATCCGAGCGGCGCGACCGCCGGCGCACGGTTCTGGGGCCACTCCTTCGTCTGTGGTCCCCAAGGCGAGATCCTCGCACAGGCCGGCGACCGGAGCCCGCAGATCCTGCTCGCACAGATCGAACCGGCCCGCACCGAGCAGGTCCGCCGACTCTGGCCCTTCCTGCGCGACCGCCGCATCGACGCCTACGGCGAGCTGACCCTCCGCTATCGGGACCGCTAA
- a CDS encoding MEKHLA domain-containing protein — MPFLFPDPSNDFLCDHARLLRTSYRRLTGRDLIESGLDDREAARLLFEAPFALLSHNADPDPILTYGNRRVLDLFELDWEQLTRMPSRLTAEAPDREERARLLAQVTAHGFIDHYSGVRVSSSGRRFRIESAVVWNLIDEEGRSLGQAATFAHWQPLV, encoded by the coding sequence ATGCCCTTCCTCTTCCCCGACCCGTCCAATGACTTCCTGTGCGACCATGCCCGACTCCTGCGCACCAGCTATCGACGCCTCACGGGGCGCGATCTGATCGAGTCAGGCTTGGATGATCGCGAGGCCGCCCGGCTTCTGTTCGAGGCGCCCTTTGCGCTCTTGTCGCACAATGCCGACCCGGATCCGATCCTGACCTACGGCAACCGAAGGGTTCTGGATCTGTTCGAGCTCGATTGGGAGCAGTTGACGCGGATGCCCTCGCGCTTGACCGCCGAGGCACCGGATCGGGAGGAGCGCGCGCGCCTGCTCGCGCAGGTGACGGCCCACGGATTCATCGACCATTACAGCGGGGTGCGCGTATCCTCGAGCGGGCGGCGGTTTCGCATCGAGAGCGCGGTCGTTTGGAACCTGATCGATGAAGAGGGGCGGTCTCTCGGGCAGGCCGCGACCTTTGCACACTGGCAGCCGCTCGTGTGA